One Siniperca chuatsi isolate FFG_IHB_CAS linkage group LG5, ASM2008510v1, whole genome shotgun sequence DNA window includes the following coding sequences:
- the tbx5b gene encoding T-box transcription factor TBX5b isoform X2, whose product MSRPATSITSFQWDMANGGDQFGLAERPESDCMDSPEETKQENPSYTLNSSASPQTASSQQAPACTAEHNGMEGIKVFLHDRELWTKFDEVGTEMIITKAGRRMFPSYKVKVTGLNPKTKYILLMDIVPRDDHRYKFADNKWSVTGKAEPAMPGRLYVHPDSPATGAHWSRQLVSFQKLKLTNNHLDPFGHIILNSMHKYQPRLHIVKADENNGFGSKNTAFCTHVFSETAFIAVTSYQNHKITQLKIENNPFAKGFRGSDDNELHRMAKLQGKDYPVVPRSTVRHRACSTGSPFSGEGRGLRSSPEAVGSPYSCENGLNCSSPQELLSTPPAHYILPHPHLQHGQQPQVYHCTKRKVAENCSPGSRQHPYKKPFTGSSPSEGESYYHPSSYPPPPPGLSTNPTLGLTDSPYSSDMGQRQACMFAGSEPRLDDLNCTSWSYTCPLPSAMTPMEPYPPYTHPPYSSSPQGSRLSAIAHQSSPPLGEHIAHDPYQSQSSGPPSQSSQNVHIRQLSPPLREYPRYTPNLSPPLYHTLETHTHIRCGVPEWSAAS is encoded by the exons ATGAGCCGTCCAGCCACCTCCATCACCTCATTTCAG tggGACATGGCAAACGGGGGGGACCAGTTCGGCCTTGCAGAGCGTCCGGAATCGGACTGCATGGATTCCCCAGAAGAGACGAAACAGGAAAATCCCAGCTACACCTTAAACTCATCAGCTTCACCGCAGACCGCGTCCAGCCAGCAGGCACCGGCCTGCACCGCGGAGCATAAT GGGATGGAGGGAATCAAAGTTTTCCTTCATGACAGGGAACTTTGGACGAAGTTTGATGAAGTGGGAACTGAAATGATCATCACCAAGGCTGGAAG GAGGATGTTCCCCAGTTACAAGGTGAAGGTCACAGGACTGAACCCAAAAACCAAGTACATACTCCTGATGGACATTGTGCCCAGGGATGACCATCGCTACAAATTCGCAGACAACAAATG GTCGGTAACGGGAAAGGCAGAGCCCGCGATGCCCGGGAGGCTCTACGTTCATCCGGACTCTCCCGCCACCGGCGCCCACTGGAGCCGCCAGCTCGTCTCGTTTCAGAAGCTCAAACTCACCAACAACCACCTGGACCCCTTTGGACAC ATAATACTCAACTCCATGCACAAATACCAGCCTCGTCTCCACATTGTCAAGGCGGACGAGAACAACGGCTTCGGCTCCAAAAACACGGCTTTCTGCACCCACGTCTTCTCTGAGACTGCCTTCATCGCTGTGACATCCTACCAGAACCACAAG ATTACACAGCTGAAGATAGAGAATAATCCTTTTGCTAAGGGCTTCAGAGGCAGTGACGACAATGAGCTGCACCGCATGGCCAAGCTGCAAGG taAGGACTACCCTGTGGTCCCTCGCAGTACTGTCCGTCACAGAGCCTGCTCCACTGGGAGTCCGTTCAGTGGTGAGGGTCGGGGTCTGCGGAGTTCCCCCGAAGCCGTCGGGTCCCCCTACAGCTGTGAGAACGGCTTGAACTGCAGCAGTCCCCAGGAGCTGCTGAGCACTCCCCCCGCACACTACATCCTGCCTCATCCTCACCTGCAGCACGGCCAACAGCCACAGGTCTACCACTGCACCAAGAGGAAAG tgGCGGAGAACTGCTCTCCAGGAAGCCGCCAGCACCCGTACAAGAAACCCTTCACTGGCAGCTCACCAAGTGAGGGCGAGTCTTACTATCACCCCTCCTCctaccctcctcctccacctggtCTATCCACCAACCCTACCCTGGGTCTCACCGACTCCCCCTACAGCTCAGACATGGGACAGCGTCAAGCATGCATGTTTGCTGGCTCAGAGCCCAGACTGGATGATCTCAACTGTACATCCTGGTCATACACCTGCCCGCTCCCCTCTGCCATGACCCCCATGGAGCCCTACCCACCCTATACCCATCCTCCCTACAGCTCCAGCCCTCAGGGCTCTCGACTCAGCGCTATAGCCCACCAGAGCTCTCCACCTCTGGGAGAACACATCGCCCACGACCCCTATCAGAGCCAGAGCTCTGGACCTCCATCTCAGAGCTCCCAAAACGTTCACATCAGGCAGCTCAGCCCTCCTCTCAGAGAGTACCCTCGCTACACGCCCaacctgtctcctcctctctatcACACACtagagacgcacacacacatcaggtgTGGAGTCCCAGAATGGAGTGCAGCCTCCTAA
- the tbx5b gene encoding T-box transcription factor TBX5b isoform X1 yields MVALCRRGCAAAAGNRRSITGEDWYLNTWDMANGGDQFGLAERPESDCMDSPEETKQENPSYTLNSSASPQTASSQQAPACTAEHNGMEGIKVFLHDRELWTKFDEVGTEMIITKAGRRMFPSYKVKVTGLNPKTKYILLMDIVPRDDHRYKFADNKWSVTGKAEPAMPGRLYVHPDSPATGAHWSRQLVSFQKLKLTNNHLDPFGHIILNSMHKYQPRLHIVKADENNGFGSKNTAFCTHVFSETAFIAVTSYQNHKITQLKIENNPFAKGFRGSDDNELHRMAKLQGKDYPVVPRSTVRHRACSTGSPFSGEGRGLRSSPEAVGSPYSCENGLNCSSPQELLSTPPAHYILPHPHLQHGQQPQVYHCTKRKVAENCSPGSRQHPYKKPFTGSSPSEGESYYHPSSYPPPPPGLSTNPTLGLTDSPYSSDMGQRQACMFAGSEPRLDDLNCTSWSYTCPLPSAMTPMEPYPPYTHPPYSSSPQGSRLSAIAHQSSPPLGEHIAHDPYQSQSSGPPSQSSQNVHIRQLSPPLREYPRYTPNLSPPLYHTLETHTHIRCGVPEWSAAS; encoded by the exons ATGGTCGCGCTTTGCAGGAGAGGCTGTGCAGCAGCTGCCGGTAACCGGAGGTCTATTACCGGGGAAGATTGGTATTTAAATACG tggGACATGGCAAACGGGGGGGACCAGTTCGGCCTTGCAGAGCGTCCGGAATCGGACTGCATGGATTCCCCAGAAGAGACGAAACAGGAAAATCCCAGCTACACCTTAAACTCATCAGCTTCACCGCAGACCGCGTCCAGCCAGCAGGCACCGGCCTGCACCGCGGAGCATAAT GGGATGGAGGGAATCAAAGTTTTCCTTCATGACAGGGAACTTTGGACGAAGTTTGATGAAGTGGGAACTGAAATGATCATCACCAAGGCTGGAAG GAGGATGTTCCCCAGTTACAAGGTGAAGGTCACAGGACTGAACCCAAAAACCAAGTACATACTCCTGATGGACATTGTGCCCAGGGATGACCATCGCTACAAATTCGCAGACAACAAATG GTCGGTAACGGGAAAGGCAGAGCCCGCGATGCCCGGGAGGCTCTACGTTCATCCGGACTCTCCCGCCACCGGCGCCCACTGGAGCCGCCAGCTCGTCTCGTTTCAGAAGCTCAAACTCACCAACAACCACCTGGACCCCTTTGGACAC ATAATACTCAACTCCATGCACAAATACCAGCCTCGTCTCCACATTGTCAAGGCGGACGAGAACAACGGCTTCGGCTCCAAAAACACGGCTTTCTGCACCCACGTCTTCTCTGAGACTGCCTTCATCGCTGTGACATCCTACCAGAACCACAAG ATTACACAGCTGAAGATAGAGAATAATCCTTTTGCTAAGGGCTTCAGAGGCAGTGACGACAATGAGCTGCACCGCATGGCCAAGCTGCAAGG taAGGACTACCCTGTGGTCCCTCGCAGTACTGTCCGTCACAGAGCCTGCTCCACTGGGAGTCCGTTCAGTGGTGAGGGTCGGGGTCTGCGGAGTTCCCCCGAAGCCGTCGGGTCCCCCTACAGCTGTGAGAACGGCTTGAACTGCAGCAGTCCCCAGGAGCTGCTGAGCACTCCCCCCGCACACTACATCCTGCCTCATCCTCACCTGCAGCACGGCCAACAGCCACAGGTCTACCACTGCACCAAGAGGAAAG tgGCGGAGAACTGCTCTCCAGGAAGCCGCCAGCACCCGTACAAGAAACCCTTCACTGGCAGCTCACCAAGTGAGGGCGAGTCTTACTATCACCCCTCCTCctaccctcctcctccacctggtCTATCCACCAACCCTACCCTGGGTCTCACCGACTCCCCCTACAGCTCAGACATGGGACAGCGTCAAGCATGCATGTTTGCTGGCTCAGAGCCCAGACTGGATGATCTCAACTGTACATCCTGGTCATACACCTGCCCGCTCCCCTCTGCCATGACCCCCATGGAGCCCTACCCACCCTATACCCATCCTCCCTACAGCTCCAGCCCTCAGGGCTCTCGACTCAGCGCTATAGCCCACCAGAGCTCTCCACCTCTGGGAGAACACATCGCCCACGACCCCTATCAGAGCCAGAGCTCTGGACCTCCATCTCAGAGCTCCCAAAACGTTCACATCAGGCAGCTCAGCCCTCCTCTCAGAGAGTACCCTCGCTACACGCCCaacctgtctcctcctctctatcACACACtagagacgcacacacacatcaggtgTGGAGTCCCAGAATGGAGTGCAGCCTCCTAA
- the tbx5b gene encoding T-box transcription factor TBX5b isoform X3, giving the protein MANGGDQFGLAERPESDCMDSPEETKQENPSYTLNSSASPQTASSQQAPACTAEHNGMEGIKVFLHDRELWTKFDEVGTEMIITKAGRRMFPSYKVKVTGLNPKTKYILLMDIVPRDDHRYKFADNKWSVTGKAEPAMPGRLYVHPDSPATGAHWSRQLVSFQKLKLTNNHLDPFGHIILNSMHKYQPRLHIVKADENNGFGSKNTAFCTHVFSETAFIAVTSYQNHKITQLKIENNPFAKGFRGSDDNELHRMAKLQGKDYPVVPRSTVRHRACSTGSPFSGEGRGLRSSPEAVGSPYSCENGLNCSSPQELLSTPPAHYILPHPHLQHGQQPQVYHCTKRKVAENCSPGSRQHPYKKPFTGSSPSEGESYYHPSSYPPPPPGLSTNPTLGLTDSPYSSDMGQRQACMFAGSEPRLDDLNCTSWSYTCPLPSAMTPMEPYPPYTHPPYSSSPQGSRLSAIAHQSSPPLGEHIAHDPYQSQSSGPPSQSSQNVHIRQLSPPLREYPRYTPNLSPPLYHTLETHTHIRCGVPEWSAAS; this is encoded by the exons ATGGCAAACGGGGGGGACCAGTTCGGCCTTGCAGAGCGTCCGGAATCGGACTGCATGGATTCCCCAGAAGAGACGAAACAGGAAAATCCCAGCTACACCTTAAACTCATCAGCTTCACCGCAGACCGCGTCCAGCCAGCAGGCACCGGCCTGCACCGCGGAGCATAAT GGGATGGAGGGAATCAAAGTTTTCCTTCATGACAGGGAACTTTGGACGAAGTTTGATGAAGTGGGAACTGAAATGATCATCACCAAGGCTGGAAG GAGGATGTTCCCCAGTTACAAGGTGAAGGTCACAGGACTGAACCCAAAAACCAAGTACATACTCCTGATGGACATTGTGCCCAGGGATGACCATCGCTACAAATTCGCAGACAACAAATG GTCGGTAACGGGAAAGGCAGAGCCCGCGATGCCCGGGAGGCTCTACGTTCATCCGGACTCTCCCGCCACCGGCGCCCACTGGAGCCGCCAGCTCGTCTCGTTTCAGAAGCTCAAACTCACCAACAACCACCTGGACCCCTTTGGACAC ATAATACTCAACTCCATGCACAAATACCAGCCTCGTCTCCACATTGTCAAGGCGGACGAGAACAACGGCTTCGGCTCCAAAAACACGGCTTTCTGCACCCACGTCTTCTCTGAGACTGCCTTCATCGCTGTGACATCCTACCAGAACCACAAG ATTACACAGCTGAAGATAGAGAATAATCCTTTTGCTAAGGGCTTCAGAGGCAGTGACGACAATGAGCTGCACCGCATGGCCAAGCTGCAAGG taAGGACTACCCTGTGGTCCCTCGCAGTACTGTCCGTCACAGAGCCTGCTCCACTGGGAGTCCGTTCAGTGGTGAGGGTCGGGGTCTGCGGAGTTCCCCCGAAGCCGTCGGGTCCCCCTACAGCTGTGAGAACGGCTTGAACTGCAGCAGTCCCCAGGAGCTGCTGAGCACTCCCCCCGCACACTACATCCTGCCTCATCCTCACCTGCAGCACGGCCAACAGCCACAGGTCTACCACTGCACCAAGAGGAAAG tgGCGGAGAACTGCTCTCCAGGAAGCCGCCAGCACCCGTACAAGAAACCCTTCACTGGCAGCTCACCAAGTGAGGGCGAGTCTTACTATCACCCCTCCTCctaccctcctcctccacctggtCTATCCACCAACCCTACCCTGGGTCTCACCGACTCCCCCTACAGCTCAGACATGGGACAGCGTCAAGCATGCATGTTTGCTGGCTCAGAGCCCAGACTGGATGATCTCAACTGTACATCCTGGTCATACACCTGCCCGCTCCCCTCTGCCATGACCCCCATGGAGCCCTACCCACCCTATACCCATCCTCCCTACAGCTCCAGCCCTCAGGGCTCTCGACTCAGCGCTATAGCCCACCAGAGCTCTCCACCTCTGGGAGAACACATCGCCCACGACCCCTATCAGAGCCAGAGCTCTGGACCTCCATCTCAGAGCTCCCAAAACGTTCACATCAGGCAGCTCAGCCCTCCTCTCAGAGAGTACCCTCGCTACACGCCCaacctgtctcctcctctctatcACACACtagagacgcacacacacatcaggtgTGGAGTCCCAGAATGGAGTGCAGCCTCCTAA